From the Bacteroidota bacterium genome, the window TCCACCCTGACCGCCCCAACATTCAATCGTTACCGAACATACGCCTGCTGGAACTATCCAGTTTTGAATCGAACCAGTGGCTGTAAAAGTCTGGCTTTGATTATGAACATAACAACTGATGATTGATATCTGAGAAGTTGTTGTTGATGAGCACCCATTTTGGGTTACGGTCAGCGACACATTATACGTACCTGTATTCGCCCATTGTACAACAGGATTTTGTTGTGTACTTGTTGAAGGATTTCCACTTTGGAAAGTCCACGAATAAGATGCGCCGCTGAGTGTTGGTGAAAAGGTACAATTCTGGTTAATTGATGGTGAAGAAGGTACAGATGAAAAAGTAGATGCTGGTACAGGGCTTATAATAGCAGAAGTAGACGCAGGGCTTCCTGAGCAGGTATTGCTCAGTGCAGTTACCTGATACGTTCCGGCAGATAAAACGCCTGCATTTATAATTATCGGATTCTGAGCAGAAGATGTGAATCCGTTTGGACCTGTCCATGAATACGCAGTCGCTCCCGGGACCGTACTGGCAAAAAGACGTAATGTGTCACCGGAACAATGAGGACCATTGTTCGAAGCTACCGGAGTGCCCGGAGGTATGCAGTTAGGACAAATCTGCCCCCAGAATGAATTTGTGTAAATATTAATACATTTTGTTGTGGTATTAAATATCAATAATCCATCGGCCGGATTTACAATTGCGTTGCGTTCCTGCTCAGTCATGCGTGGCATAAGCATACCCTTTTGATTACTGCTCACATCAAAAATCGCAGAGTTGTCCGGAGGCGCCCCGGAAGTATTAACTGCGGCACCCTGACCGAAAAGTGATGAGTAACTTATTAAAAGCATCAATGAGAGAATTACACCAGTAATTGTTTTACCTGTAGTTTTGGAGTTCATGATTCCGTTATTTAATAAATTTCCTAATGTTGATTTTTGCCTTCTCAAACTATTTCTCAGGCTGAAATGAACAGCTCGTTCTTCAGGCAAAGATAAGGAAACCCGATAAATTAAATTAAATATTCAGATAATCCCTATTTGAAGAAGTAGAAAAGACTGACGATGATACCGGTGCACACGATGAGCCATCTGAAAATTCCGGGATTCATTTTGCGCGCAAGCTTTCCGCCTATTGTTCCACCCGCCAAAGCACCTGCAGCCATCACTATTACGAACGACCATTGTGCTTTACCGGAAAATGCAAAATAGACAGCTGCCGTAAGGTTGATGCAAAGTGAAAGTGCTTGCTTCAGCGCATTCAGTTTGTTTATATTATCGTTGTAAACCAAGCCCAGAACAGCAATGAGCATTACTCCCAAACCGGCCCCGAAGTAACCACCATAAACCGAAGCCAGAAAAATAAGCAGAAAAGTGCCTGCTTTATGAATAAAAGAAGGAACAGCACTACGATTCTTTCGGGTAATTATTTTTTTAAGTTGGCTTTGTACTGCAAGTAATATACTTGCAAAAAGTATCAGGTAAGGAATCAGCACCCTGAAAGATGATTCCGTTGTATGAAGCAACAGAAGCCCGCCAGCAATACCGCCGGCAATACCGAAAGGCATCAGTACCAAAAAACGTTCCTTCAGCGAGGCGATGTCATGTCGCTGGGCAAAAGTTCCGCCGAAAAAGCCCGGACAAAGAGCAATAGTATTTGTAACGTTAGCTGAAACCGGACTGACACCAAGGGCAATTAGAACCGGAAAAGTTATAAGAGTACCACCACCGGCAACAGCATTTACAAAACCGGCTGCCAAAGCCGCAATGCCTGCAATGAGGAGATGCTGAAACTCCATTAATAACTAATTTTTACCTGACCATTGCCGGATTGAATTCCGTTTTGCATACTTCCGCTCTGCACGCCGCCTATATAGCCGGAGCCACCACCACCGCCATCGTTGTTACCGCCGCCGCCGCCGCCATAATATCCGCCACCGCCGCCGCCGCCATCATTTGCATTACCATATCCGCCCTGACCTAAGCTTCCGTCAGATGCACAGGTACAATAACAATAGGTTCCCTGAGTGCCTCCGGCAGTCTGAGTACCACCATAACCCATATATGGTCCGGCGCCATTGCCTCCGGTAATTCCTCCACCCTCGCCTGCTCTGGTTGAAATATCATTTCCGCCGCCACCGCCACCACCGGCGACAATTATCCTGTCAGTAAGCGCCGTGCCTCCAATGCGAACATCGGAACCACCGCCACCTGAACCACCCATTGATCCGGCTGCGCCACAACCGGTATAACCCTGGGCAGAAACCCCACCGCCATTCCAGCCTCCGGCCGCACCGTTAGTATTGTCAACACCTTTGCCACCAACAAAAATATTCATCACCTGGCCGGAAGTAACATTCAAAGTACCTGTAGCATATCCGCCCAAACCGCCTAACTGGTAGTTGCCTCCACCGGCACCGCCTTCAGCACCCCATACTTCAATAGTCACTGTACAAATTCCGGCAGGTACAGTCCATGTTTGCATTGCACCGGTGTACGAAAACACCTGATTCAGACCATGGTTATAACAACTGTTCACAATTATCTGAGAATTTGTAGTAGACTGACATCCGTTCTGTGAAACCGTCAACGAAACATTGTACGTTCCGGTTGCGCTCCAGATTACAGATGGATTTTGTGACGTACTGCTAGCCGGACTGCCCGACTGGAATGTCCAGCTATAAGTTGCACCTGTTAACGACGGATTAAATACACAAGCCACATTAATAATCGGACTTGATGGATTGGCTGTAAATGCCGAGGATGGAACCGGATTTACAGTTACAGTTATACTCCCGGAATTACCTGTGCACACTCCATTTGAAGCAGCAACCTGATAAATACCGCCCAAAAGAGCACCTGGAATTTTTGGATTTTGTGCTGTGGAGGAAAAACCATTGGGTCCGGTCCATGAATACTGAGTTGCTCCGGGCACCGTGCTTGCAAATAATCTGAGCGTGTCGCCACTGCAAATTGGTGCGTTACTGCTGGCAGTTGGTGCAGCAGGAGCAATGCAATTAGGACAAAGTTGTGTCCAATATCCATTGAGGTAAACATTAAAACAATTGCTCGTAGTATTCAGTATGGTTAATCCATTGGCGGGATTCACAATGGCATTGCGCTCTTGCTCCGTCATTCGCGGAATCAGCATCCCTTTCTGTGTGCTGCTCACATCAAATATTGCGGAATTATCCGGCCCGGCACCGGTAGTATTCACTGCAGTTCCCTGACTATTGGCGTTGAATGAAACCAAAATAAATACCAGAATAAGAAGTACACCGCAAGAAACTTTAAAATAGTTTTTCATATGAAAAGGAGTTGTTGTAAATTTTGAGTTTATGTACTACGTCTAAAATGGCAGCATAATGTGCAAAATTATGAAAACCCACTGAATAAATAGCCATGAAATAACACCTGAACAGCGTCGATAATGTAATATTTCTGTCATATATGAATAATTACTTACTTAGCAAACAAATAGAAGTTTTACTAAATTTGCCAAATAATATATGGCATAAAAATTTTAATTTTCAAGAGTGTAAACAATATTCTACCCAAATTTTGTTCTATGCGTTCACTATTTTTAACATTCGTAATAGTCTTATCTTCATTGATAAACTTTGCTCAGGGAACAGGTATTAATAGTACAGGCAATCCCCCGGATCCATCAGCAGGACTTGATGTAAGCTTCAATGATAAAGGCATGCTTGTCCCTCGCCTTACAACTACCGAACGCAACGCAATTGTGAGTCCGGCAAATGGCTTGCTCATTTTTAATATCACAACCAATTGCTTTAATTTTTATCGTGGCGGAAACTGGTTTGAGCTCTGCGGGAATTGTATTGCGCCTCCGACACCCGTTGTTACAAGCAATGGCGCTGTATGCTCCGGCGACTCAATTAAACTCTACGCAACATTTATTCCGAATGCTACTTATTCCTGGACCGGCCCCAATGGTTTTTCCTCCACCCTTCAAAATCCCAAAATACCCAATGCCATTACAGCCATGTCGGGCACTTATTCAGTAATTGCTAGTACGAACGGATGCGTGAGCAATGCAACATCGATTAACGTCATCGTAACTCAGAAACCGGTTTCCACTTTCACATTTTCACCTTCAAGCCCAAATATAGGACAGGCCATAACCTTTAGTCCGACAGTGACGGGAGCTTCGTATAACTGGAGCTTTACCGGCGGAAGCCCGGCATCAAGCACAGTGCAAAACCCTTCCGTTACATGGGCCAGTACCGGTACCTATCTGGTAAGTCTTATTGTAACACAGAACGGTTGTATTTCCGATAC encodes:
- a CDS encoding sulfite exporter TauE/SafE family protein, with the translated sequence MEFQHLLIAGIAALAAGFVNAVAGGGTLITFPVLIALGVSPVSANVTNTIALCPGFFGGTFAQRHDIASLKERFLVLMPFGIAGGIAGGLLLLHTTESSFRVLIPYLILFASILLAVQSQLKKIITRKNRSAVPSFIHKAGTFLLIFLASVYGGYFGAGLGVMLIAVLGLVYNDNINKLNALKQALSLCINLTAAVYFAFSGKAQWSFVIVMAAGALAGGTIGGKLARKMNPGIFRWLIVCTGIIVSLFYFFK
- a CDS encoding glycine-rich protein, with translation MNSKTTGKTITGVILSLMLLISYSSLFGQGAAVNTSGAPPDNSAIFDVSSNQKGMLMPRMTEQERNAIVNPADGLLIFNTTTKCINIYTNSFWGQICPNCIPPGTPVASNNGPHCSGDTLRLFASTVPGATAYSWTGPNGFTSSAQNPIIINAGVLSAGTYQVTALSNTCSGSPASTSAIISPVPASTFSSVPSSPSINQNCTFSPTLSGASYSWTFQSGNPSTSTQQNPVVQWANTGTYNVSLTVTQNGCSSTTTSQISIISCYVHNQSQTFTATGSIQNWIVPAGVCSVTIECWGGQGGKNGNNQQFGGLGGYATGSHVVNPGDSLFIFVGQSGDNGGFNGGGSCIGTYAGGKGGGASDVRIGGKTLNDRIIVAGGGGGAAGYSGGYGGWQGGQGGNGGGSNGDPGITNTPYGSGGSPGGGGTQTAGGVYGTDGGNSGGCITGTASSFGLGGRAGGNTNDCGSGGSGGGGWYGGGGGGFGNCGGGGGGGGSSYIGGVTGGSTTSGSQSGDGSVKISY
- a CDS encoding glycine-rich protein — its product is MKNYFKVSCGVLLILVFILVSFNANSQGTAVNTTGAGPDNSAIFDVSSTQKGMLIPRMTEQERNAIVNPANGLTILNTTSNCFNVYLNGYWTQLCPNCIAPAAPTASSNAPICSGDTLRLFASTVPGATQYSWTGPNGFSSTAQNPKIPGALLGGIYQVAASNGVCTGNSGSITVTVNPVPSSAFTANPSSPIINVACVFNPSLTGATYSWTFQSGSPASSTSQNPSVIWSATGTYNVSLTVSQNGCQSTTNSQIIVNSCYNHGLNQVFSYTGAMQTWTVPAGICTVTIEVWGAEGGAGGGNYQLGGLGGYATGTLNVTSGQVMNIFVGGKGVDNTNGAAGGWNGGGVSAQGYTGCGAAGSMGGSGGGGSDVRIGGTALTDRIIVAGGGGGGGNDISTRAGEGGGITGGNGAGPYMGYGGTQTAGGTQGTYCYCTCASDGSLGQGGYGNANDGGGGGGGYYGGGGGGNNDGGGGGSGYIGGVQSGSMQNGIQSGNGQVKISY